Below is a genomic region from Fibrobacter sp. UBA4297.
AAGATTGAAGTTCCTCGGAAGATTAAATCCCAATATTTTCGCTATTCCTATAGCCATATCGGAATAGCCTGAAAAATCAAGATAAATTTGCAAAGAATACGCAAAAACCGCAAGTAATACTGTTGCGCTACCAAAGGCATTGGGAGTATCGTAGACTTGATTTACAAAAACAGACAATCTATCTGCAAGAACAATTTTTTTGAATAAACCAAAGACGAAAATCTGAACACCACTGGAAAATGAAATCCAGCCTATTTCGCGTTTTTGGTCCATTTGTTCAAAGAAGTCTCCACTTCTTTGAATCGGTCCCGAAACCAATTTTGGGAAAAAAGCCAAATATAGGGAAACATCCCTAAAGTTCCGACTAGCAACTTTTCCTTTTTGTACATCAACTACATAGCTAATCGCACTAAAAGTAAAGAATGACATTCCTATAGGTAGAATAATATCCAAGGTTCTGCAATCAAAATTGAAAATATTCGCAAATGATTCGATAAAGAAATTGGTGTACTTGAAATAGGAAAGTGCCAGTAAAGGCAAGAGTATCCCCATAAAAGTCCATTTTTCTTGTTTTGCAAAAAACCATGTTGATAAACTTACCGCAAATAAAACAAGAGCAAAACGAAAATCAGCATAAATAACAAATAAGTAGCTACTTAGAAGCAGAATCCACTGTGTGCAAATAATACTCTTATTTTCAAAGAAACGGTTGCAAAAATAGATTAGCCCAAAGACTACAGCAACAAGAGCAAATAAAATAAAACTGGTCATCGACATATTTAGTTTTCCTTTTCAAGTTCCTTAATGGATTTATACACAGCCTTAGCCATACATTCATGGCCATATCGGTTTAAATGTCCTGAACCAATTTTTCCCGTAACAAAACCATGTGCAACATGATGTTCTTCATAAAACATTTTTTCAAAATCATCTGTTAAATCAACAAATGTAATCCCATACTCTTTAGATATTCGGCTAAATAAATTTTTCCTTTCCGAAAATTTAAATTCAATGGAGCCATCTTTTTGTATTTTCCCTGTCGGATGGTAAGCTATTATAATTTGAGTTCCGTATTCTTTTTCAAGATTTCTGAGATATTCAAATAATTGATGATATGGTTTTGGATCAATTACATCATCCTTACTTTGAGCAAACTTTTTCTTTTCCCTATTTGGAGCGAAAATTTTCAACAGACCACCATCATATTGAAAATAAACCAATCGAAAATAAGGTACTTTCTGTAATGTACCTATAATTCCTGAATCATAGCTCTTGGTATGTTTTACCGTTTTATTTTTAATATCATCAATATTCTTTTCTGAAACATTAACAGTACTCATTTCAATTACAACATATTTGGGCGATTTGGAAAACAAGCTCAAATTTTTATGAAGATATTGGCAAGTCTTAAAGAAATGATGTCCTGATATTCCCATATTATAAACGGAATATTTTTCTTTTAAAAGTTCTTTCAATATATATGTGGCATTTTCAGTCTGCAAAACATTTGTTGCTTCCATATGAGAAGATCCAAGTATAAGTATATCTGGGTTTTCAATAACATTCTCGTTATTAAATCCCTGTGCATCGTATTGACCAAAGGCTATTCCCTCCGTAGCTTTTATCCAAATAGAATTTGGCGTCCAAACATAATCGGTGTTCCCTTTGGTATTTTCTACATGAACAGGTGTAACGCTATAGAGCAGCAATAATAAAGAAAGGATTACAGCCGATACAATCCAAGCAGCAACAACCTTCCCCACCCCTCTAGCAACACAAGCTATTTTTTTAATCATTTGGTCCTCAATTCGGATAGACTCCAGATTCAAGAGTCAACTTCTTGACGACCGATCCAAATAAAAAAGGCGTGGAGTCGTATCGTATACTTATCACTACTGCGGGCTACCACACCCTTCCATACAATAAGCACAAAACGACCCACGCCCCAATAGGGACGTGAGTGTTCGTCTTATTCTTGTATGGTTTGAAAGTGGTAGTTTCAGTAGTAAGAATAAGAGTCGAAACTCAAAAAATCCGGTCGCCCCGAACCATTCGATACGGGGCTATGTCAATGGAAATTTAGTAAAAAATTCCATCACTTGTTTTTCCACACCGCTTTTTGTATATTCTCCAATAGTCAAGCTATAGTGGCAGGATAAACCTGCGACAAGCCGTATTTCTTATATCTAAAGGAATACGGCTTTTGTTGTTATAAGGAGAAAAAAAAATGACAGAAAACGAAAAGAAGGGAGAAATCGTAATTTACCAGCCGGAAGGCGAAATTCGATTAGAAGTACGAGTAGAAAACGAAACGGTATGGCTCACACAAGCTCAAATAGCAGAGTTGTTTCTAAAAGATCAATCTGTAATTGCAAGACATATAAAAAATGTGTTTAAAGAAGGTGAACTTACGCAAGAAAGTAATATGCAAATTTTGCATAATACTCTTTCAAAATTTAAGCCAACAACAATTTATTCTCTCGATGTTATCATATCCGTTGGTTATCGGGTAAAATCTTTACGTGGAACGCAATTTCGCCGTTGGGCAAACCAAGTTTTAAAAGACTTCATGCTCAAGGGCTACGCCATAAACCAGAGAAAGATAGCAACAGACCTACAAATTGCGGACCGTCTACATGAACACCAACAACTAATCAATAGGCAGAATGCTGAAATTGCGGATTTTAAAGAT
It encodes:
- a CDS encoding MBOAT family O-acyltransferase, which codes for MSMTSFILFALVAVVFGLIYFCNRFFENKSIICTQWILLLSSYLFVIYADFRFALVLFAVSLSTWFFAKQEKWTFMGILLPLLALSYFKYTNFFIESFANIFNFDCRTLDIILPIGMSFFTFSAISYVVDVQKGKVASRNFRDVSLYLAFFPKLVSGPIQRSGDFFEQMDQKREIGWISFSSGVQIFVFGLFKKIVLADRLSVFVNQVYDTPNAFGSATVLLAVFAYSLQIYLDFSGYSDMAIGIAKILGFNLPRNFNLPYLSHNVTELWKRWHISLSSWLLDYLYISLGGNRKGKIRTYINLIVTMLLGGLWHGANWTYVIWGLLHGCALAVHKAWMTVTGSPNKKPNSVVTAFSIVLTFAFTSFCWIFFRADSVTDALIIIKRIGSFETGLEQPYMWFFIAIVFVLVASCCAYISSKRRKLVAIKANMSAIEGFYPILDLSRFWHLVLFFVEIGLILCWAYTGGSPFIYGQY